A DNA window from Mycolicibacter terrae contains the following coding sequences:
- a CDS encoding DUF5703 family protein, with product MTALRPRRLPAGWDNELSDEYEWIPLRLPPEITRIGASTRLSIEAEYRGWELTRVRLYTDGSRRVLLRRKKSPSKAVNGNRCVDQPGL from the coding sequence TTGACCGCGCTGCGGCCACGCCGGCTGCCGGCGGGCTGGGACAACGAACTGTCCGATGAATACGAATGGATTCCGCTGCGGCTGCCGCCGGAGATCACCCGCATAGGCGCCTCGACCCGGTTGTCGATCGAGGCCGAATATCGAGGTTGGGAGTTGACCCGGGTGCGGTTGTACACCGATGGCAGTAGGCGGGTGTTGTTGCGCCGCAAGAAGTCCCCATCGAAAGCGGTCAACGGGAACCGCTGCGTCGACCAGCCGGGGCTGTAG
- a CDS encoding MMPL family transporter: MLRGVTRAALTAPRRVVAVAALVLIGSAIFGAPVAGKLSAGGFTDPNSESARAGEVLVDKFGQSDQQMLITVTDAGGATSDRATSTGTAIVDHLKASPWVYGTSSTWTGSPGLVSTDGTSGLIIAQLKGGENNAQHYAKSLLDSLTDAGVFDRDGVAVAAGGDAVMYAQINEQNQHDLLVMESIAVPLSFLVLVWVFGGLVAAALPLAVAAVAIVGSMTILRALTFYTDVSIFALNLTTAMGLALAIDYTLLIISRYRDELAAGESPDDALTRTMATAGRTVLFSATTVALSMAVMAVFPMYFLKSFAYAGVATVLFVACAAIVVTPALIVVLGPRLDALDMHRVARRLLGRDEPVAKPVEQQFWHRSTTAVIRRAVPIGLVGVTVLVLLGVPFLGVKWGFPDDRALPRSASAHQVGDRLRTGFAEDSAANISAVIRDAGGLSHADLERYAASLSAVTHVSAVTAPTATFVDGQPVGPPAAPTGLVDGSALVTIASNAPLFSAASDEQLDELHRIPAPAGKTVEFAGLAQTNRDSVAAITSRLPLVLGVIAAITFVLLFLLTGSVVLPVKALMLNVLSLTAAFGALVWIFQDGHFGALGTTPTGTLVANMPVLLFCVAFGLSMDYEVFLIARIREYWLASGRTPADNDASVALGLARTGRVITAAALVMSISFAALIAAHVSFMRMFGVGLTLAVLTDATLVRTVLVPAFMHLMGRANWWAPGPLVRLHERIGISEDHTPVATKSGRHRRSGQTPAESVFAEAVGYRAALNGRPTPRHARPQPDSARR; this comes from the coding sequence ATGCTGCGCGGAGTCACTCGGGCTGCACTCACCGCGCCGCGACGCGTTGTCGCCGTGGCCGCCTTGGTGCTGATCGGCTCGGCCATCTTCGGCGCACCGGTAGCCGGAAAGCTGTCGGCGGGCGGGTTCACCGATCCGAATTCGGAATCGGCGCGGGCCGGCGAGGTCCTCGTCGACAAATTCGGCCAGAGTGACCAGCAGATGCTGATCACCGTCACCGACGCCGGCGGCGCCACCAGCGATCGGGCCACCTCGACCGGTACCGCGATCGTCGATCACCTGAAAGCCTCACCGTGGGTCTACGGGACCTCCTCGACCTGGACCGGCTCGCCCGGGCTGGTGAGCACCGACGGCACCTCGGGGCTGATCATCGCCCAGCTGAAGGGCGGTGAGAACAACGCCCAGCACTACGCCAAGTCCCTGCTGGATTCGCTGACCGACGCGGGTGTGTTCGACCGTGACGGGGTGGCCGTCGCGGCCGGCGGCGACGCGGTGATGTACGCGCAGATCAACGAGCAGAATCAGCACGACCTGCTGGTGATGGAATCCATCGCGGTCCCGTTGAGCTTTCTGGTGCTGGTCTGGGTGTTCGGTGGGCTGGTCGCGGCGGCACTGCCGCTGGCGGTGGCGGCCGTGGCGATCGTCGGGTCGATGACGATACTGCGAGCGCTCACCTTCTACACCGACGTGTCGATCTTCGCGCTCAACCTGACCACCGCCATGGGCCTGGCGCTGGCGATCGACTACACGCTGCTGATCATCAGCCGCTACCGCGACGAACTCGCCGCCGGCGAGTCACCTGACGACGCGCTGACCCGAACCATGGCCACCGCGGGCCGTACGGTGCTGTTCTCGGCGACCACCGTCGCGTTGTCGATGGCGGTCATGGCGGTGTTCCCGATGTACTTCCTGAAATCGTTCGCCTACGCCGGGGTCGCCACCGTGCTGTTCGTCGCCTGCGCGGCCATCGTGGTGACCCCGGCACTGATCGTGGTGCTGGGCCCCCGGCTGGACGCGTTGGACATGCACCGGGTGGCCCGGCGACTGCTGGGGCGCGACGAGCCCGTGGCCAAACCGGTCGAACAGCAGTTCTGGCACCGGTCGACGACGGCGGTGATCCGGCGCGCGGTGCCGATCGGACTGGTCGGCGTCACCGTGCTGGTGCTGCTGGGGGTGCCGTTCCTCGGAGTCAAATGGGGATTCCCCGATGACCGGGCGCTCCCCCGCTCGGCATCGGCGCATCAGGTCGGCGACCGGCTGCGCACCGGGTTCGCCGAGGACTCGGCAGCCAACATCAGCGCGGTCATCCGCGACGCCGGCGGACTGTCCCACGCCGATCTCGAGCGCTACGCGGCCAGCCTCTCGGCGGTGACCCACGTGTCGGCGGTGACCGCGCCGACCGCCACGTTCGTCGACGGGCAGCCGGTGGGCCCGCCCGCGGCACCGACCGGCCTGGTCGACGGCAGCGCGCTGGTGACCATCGCCAGCAACGCCCCGCTGTTCTCGGCCGCCTCCGACGAACAGCTCGACGAGCTGCACCGGATCCCCGCGCCGGCCGGGAAGACCGTTGAGTTCGCCGGGTTGGCACAGACCAATCGAGACAGTGTCGCCGCCATCACCTCACGATTGCCGCTGGTGCTGGGGGTGATCGCGGCCATCACCTTCGTGCTGCTGTTCCTGCTGACCGGCAGCGTGGTGCTGCCGGTGAAGGCCCTGATGCTCAACGTGTTGTCCTTGACGGCCGCGTTCGGGGCGCTGGTCTGGATCTTCCAGGACGGCCATTTCGGCGCGCTCGGCACGACGCCGACCGGGACGCTGGTCGCCAACATGCCGGTGCTGCTGTTCTGCGTCGCGTTCGGGCTGTCGATGGACTACGAGGTGTTCCTGATCGCGCGGATCCGGGAGTACTGGCTGGCCTCCGGCCGCACCCCGGCCGACAACGACGCCAGCGTGGCGCTCGGGCTGGCCCGAACCGGGCGGGTGATCACCGCCGCGGCGTTGGTGATGTCGATATCGTTCGCCGCGCTGATCGCCGCGCACGTGTCGTTCATGCGGATGTTCGGCGTCGGGCTGACCCTGGCGGTGCTGACCGACGCCACGCTGGTACGCACGGTGCTGGTACCCGCCTTCATGCATCTGATGGGCCGGGCGAACTGGTGGGCGCCCGGACCGCTGGTTCGGCTGCATGAGCGGATCGGCATCAGTGAGGACCACACCCCGGTGGCCACCAAGAGCGGGCGGCACCGCCGGTCCGGGCAGACCCCCGCCGAGTCGGTGTTCGCCGAGGCGGTCGGCTATCGCGCCGCGCTCAACGGGCGACCGACACCGCGTCACGCACGGCCGCAGCCAGACTCCGCTCGTCGTTGA
- a CDS encoding YkgB family protein, translated as MSTKTDLTAVCQNNAPIVNDLAHIVARYGLAIVIGWIGIFKFCSYEALNIQPLVANSPFMGWLYSVFSVETFSSILGVVEITTAVLLVVKPWYPRISLIGSVLAIVLFVSTLSFVITTPGVAEASAGGFPLLSMTGQFLIKDTVLLAVSILTLGDTMKAIAHRAAPARV; from the coding sequence ATGTCCACCAAAACCGACTTGACCGCTGTCTGCCAAAATAACGCCCCGATCGTCAATGACCTGGCGCATATCGTCGCTCGCTATGGGCTGGCCATCGTCATCGGCTGGATCGGGATATTCAAGTTCTGCTCCTACGAGGCCCTCAACATTCAACCCCTGGTAGCCAACAGTCCCTTCATGGGTTGGCTGTACAGCGTGTTCAGCGTCGAGACGTTCTCATCGATCCTCGGCGTCGTGGAGATCACCACCGCCGTGTTGCTGGTGGTGAAGCCCTGGTATCCGCGGATTTCACTGATCGGAAGCGTGTTGGCGATAGTGCTTTTCGTCAGCACCCTGTCGTTCGTCATCACGACACCGGGCGTGGCTGAGGCGTCGGCCGGTGGATTTCCCCTGTTGTCCATGACCGGCCAATTCCTCATCAAAGACACCGTTCTGCTGGCGGTATCTATTCTGACCCTCGGCGACACCATGAAGGCGATCGCTCACCGCGCAGCACCGGCGCGGGTGTGA
- a CDS encoding protoporphyrinogen/coproporphyrinogen oxidase has translation MKRMIVVGSGLAGLSAGYRLHEQGWQVIVLECLDRVGGRVLSESEDGFLFDVGPTIVTDNYTEYMKLVHDVGLSDKLVDCAPEIAVVKGSDLHILDTHKPLRSFLTTKLLPPAAKLRLAVRGVRLIKPLYGLNPYELNNRVHYDTESVQTYIDRVFGRELNDLILDGVTRAMVTSSPDETSVVGFLAGAVTASGKMQTLKGGLQLLPSKLAEKLDVRLSSPVTEVRNTDRGVEVHYQSSAEGAGSERAEACVIATPFRAAVDMYEPLKEIAADLLSRSKDSGCCSLQLTYSRRTEKEPYIVMVPKAASVEISTLFLEHIKAPDRAPAGTSLITAFFTDQRDIDFTNWSGDRLTTTARELIERLFPELRDHFMAARLTRWPYAASQADVGYYKALQKFLDDYPADAPVQIAGDYMALPSQESAVVAGVKAAKRIIAAHPAVATSPSTG, from the coding sequence ATGAAGCGCATGATCGTCGTCGGCAGCGGCCTGGCTGGCTTGAGCGCCGGATACCGGCTACATGAGCAGGGCTGGCAGGTCATCGTGCTTGAATGCCTGGACCGTGTCGGCGGCCGGGTTCTGTCTGAATCCGAAGACGGCTTCCTGTTCGACGTTGGCCCGACCATCGTCACCGACAACTACACGGAATACATGAAGCTCGTTCATGACGTGGGCTTGTCAGACAAGTTGGTCGACTGCGCGCCCGAAATCGCAGTGGTGAAGGGCAGTGACCTGCACATCCTTGACACGCATAAGCCTCTTAGGTCGTTCCTCACCACCAAGCTGCTGCCTCCTGCCGCGAAGCTGCGATTAGCGGTACGGGGAGTGCGGCTCATCAAACCGCTCTACGGCCTAAACCCCTACGAGTTGAACAATCGTGTCCATTACGACACCGAGTCGGTCCAGACGTACATCGACCGAGTCTTCGGTCGCGAACTCAACGATTTGATACTCGACGGCGTGACCCGCGCAATGGTGACCAGTTCACCGGACGAGACGTCGGTGGTCGGATTTCTTGCCGGCGCAGTCACAGCGTCGGGCAAAATGCAGACGCTCAAAGGCGGCTTACAGCTCTTACCATCAAAGTTGGCCGAGAAGCTCGATGTGCGTCTGAGCTCGCCCGTTACCGAGGTCCGAAATACCGACCGCGGAGTGGAAGTCCATTACCAAAGCAGCGCCGAGGGTGCCGGCAGCGAACGCGCCGAAGCATGTGTGATCGCCACGCCATTCCGAGCCGCTGTCGACATGTATGAACCGCTGAAAGAGATTGCGGCTGATCTACTTTCAAGGTCGAAGGACTCTGGTTGTTGCTCGCTGCAGCTCACGTATTCCAGGCGCACTGAGAAGGAACCATACATTGTCATGGTGCCCAAAGCCGCTTCCGTCGAGATCAGCACCTTGTTTCTCGAACACATTAAGGCCCCCGACCGCGCCCCGGCGGGTACTAGCCTCATCACCGCCTTCTTCACTGACCAGCGGGATATTGACTTCACAAACTGGAGTGGCGACCGTCTGACGACCACAGCTCGGGAGCTGATCGAGAGGCTGTTCCCCGAACTTCGCGACCACTTTATGGCCGCCCGCCTCACGCGATGGCCCTATGCGGCTAGCCAGGCCGACGTCGGTTACTACAAGGCACTGCAGAAATTTCTTGACGATTATCCCGCCGACGCCCCCGTGCAGATCGCGGGCGACTACATGGCCTTACCCTCACAAGAATCGGCCGTGGTTGCTGGTGTCAAGGCTGCCAAGCGGATCATCGCTGCCCACCCGGCCGTTGCCACGTCACCCAGCACGGGGTAA
- a CDS encoding YbhB/YbcL family Raf kinase inhibitor-like protein, whose product MTTAPDPYAALPELPTFTLTSTSVTDGQPLATAQVSGIMGAGGQDASPQLSWSGFPEETRSFAVTVYDPDAPTASGFWHWAVANLPATCTELPEGVGDGSLLPGEALTLVNDAGMRRYVGAAPPAGHGPHRYYIAVHAVDVEKLELAEDASPAYLGFNLFMHAIARAVIVGTYEQK is encoded by the coding sequence ATGACCACAGCCCCCGACCCGTACGCCGCCCTGCCCGAGCTGCCGACGTTCACGCTCACCTCCACGTCGGTCACCGACGGCCAACCGCTGGCCACGGCGCAGGTCAGCGGAATCATGGGCGCCGGGGGACAGGACGCCAGCCCGCAGCTGAGCTGGTCGGGTTTCCCGGAGGAGACCCGCAGCTTCGCGGTCACCGTCTACGACCCCGACGCGCCCACCGCGTCCGGGTTCTGGCACTGGGCGGTGGCCAACCTGCCGGCCACCTGCACCGAGCTGCCCGAGGGTGTCGGTGACGGCAGCCTGCTGCCCGGGGAGGCGCTGACCCTGGTCAACGACGCCGGGATGCGCCGCTACGTGGGTGCCGCGCCGCCGGCCGGTCACGGCCCGCACCGCTACTACATCGCGGTGCACGCCGTCGACGTCGAGAAGCTGGAACTGGCCGAGGACGCCAGCCCGGCCTACCTGGGCTTCAACCTGTTCATGCACGCCATCGCACGCGCGGTGATCGTCGGCACCTACGAGCAGAAGTAG
- a CDS encoding YncE family protein: protein MKHSPRRPGPFCRGLLLSLLLVLTACSSNPVTAPPPTIPPAQPAVSPAISQRPAGTVRPLGGRATGAVFDAATGVLVVLCPGADAQTPATVNLVGAPGPTVLALPGPATAVTGDGAGVAYLSSRGGYFTVDLTTRRINRIGVDDAADVDFTAIARRSDGTMVLGTADGAVHTLTSEGTRTAERAKIFARVDELVAQDNTSVVLDRGQTSVTTIGPDGKPQYALRAGQGATTLAAAPHGPVLAADTRGGQLLVYGADPLMLRQAYPVPQAPYGVAGSGGFAWVSQTATNTVVGYDLSTGIPVEKVRYPTVQQPNTLAFDDTSDTLYVVSGTGAGAQVIEHATGQR, encoded by the coding sequence CTGAAGCACTCCCCCCGCCGGCCCGGCCCATTCTGTCGAGGCCTGCTGTTGTCCCTGCTGCTGGTGCTCACGGCATGCTCGTCCAATCCCGTCACCGCGCCGCCGCCGACGATCCCGCCGGCACAGCCCGCGGTCTCGCCCGCGATATCCCAGCGGCCGGCGGGCACAGTGCGGCCGCTGGGTGGGCGGGCCACCGGCGCGGTCTTCGACGCCGCCACCGGGGTGCTGGTGGTGCTGTGTCCCGGTGCCGACGCGCAGACCCCGGCAACCGTCAACCTGGTCGGCGCGCCCGGCCCCACCGTGCTGGCACTGCCGGGCCCGGCGACCGCGGTGACCGGCGACGGCGCCGGTGTCGCCTACCTGTCGAGCCGCGGCGGCTATTTCACGGTCGACCTGACCACCCGCCGCATCAACCGGATCGGCGTCGACGATGCCGCCGACGTCGACTTCACCGCGATCGCACGGCGCAGCGACGGCACGATGGTGCTGGGTACCGCGGACGGCGCGGTGCACACGCTGACCTCAGAGGGCACCCGGACCGCCGAGCGGGCGAAGATCTTCGCCCGAGTCGACGAGCTTGTCGCGCAAGACAATACCTCCGTCGTGCTGGACCGCGGTCAGACATCGGTGACCACCATCGGCCCCGACGGCAAACCGCAGTACGCACTGCGCGCCGGCCAGGGCGCCACGACGCTGGCGGCCGCTCCGCACGGACCGGTGCTCGCCGCGGACACCCGTGGCGGCCAGCTGCTGGTCTACGGCGCCGACCCGCTGATGCTGCGACAGGCCTATCCGGTGCCGCAGGCCCCCTACGGGGTGGCCGGGTCGGGCGGCTTCGCGTGGGTGTCGCAAACCGCGACGAACACCGTGGTCGGTTACGATCTGAGCACCGGAATCCCCGTGGAGAAGGTGCGATACCCGACCGTGCAGCAGCCCAACACCCTGGCTTTCGACGACACCTCGGACACGCTGTACGTGGTGTCGGGCACCGGAGCCGGGGCCCAGGTCATCGAGCATGCGACGGGGCAACGTTGA
- the istB gene encoding IS21-like element helper ATPase IstB — MAEDPMKAVLHYAQALKAPRIRESAARLAAQARDASWTHEEYLAAVLSREVAAREASGATTRIRSAGFPTRKSLEDFNFDHQPELNRDMIAHLGTSAFLAKSRNVVLLGPPGTGKTHLAIGLAIKAAQAGHRIAFVTAVDWVARLKAAHNAGRLPAELAKLRRIGLLVVDEVGYIPFEQDAANLFFQLVSSRYEHASLILTSNLPFAKAHLFARTCVRPCRNITCCVGPVGGRCGVLPRAG; from the coding sequence ATGGCCGAGGATCCGATGAAGGCCGTCCTGCACTACGCCCAAGCACTCAAGGCACCCCGCATCCGCGAGTCCGCCGCCCGACTGGCCGCCCAAGCCCGAGACGCCAGCTGGACTCACGAAGAGTATCTGGCAGCGGTGCTCTCGCGCGAGGTCGCCGCCCGCGAGGCCTCCGGTGCAACCACGCGCATCCGCTCGGCCGGATTCCCGACCCGCAAGTCGTTGGAGGACTTCAACTTCGACCATCAACCCGAACTCAACCGGGACATGATCGCCCACCTGGGCACCAGTGCATTCCTGGCCAAATCCCGCAACGTGGTGCTGCTGGGCCCACCCGGCACCGGCAAGACCCACCTCGCCATCGGATTGGCCATCAAAGCCGCTCAGGCCGGGCACCGCATCGCGTTCGTCACCGCCGTGGATTGGGTCGCCCGACTCAAGGCCGCCCACAACGCCGGCCGGCTCCCCGCCGAGCTGGCCAAACTACGTCGCATCGGCCTACTCGTCGTCGATGAAGTCGGCTACATCCCGTTCGAGCAGGACGCTGCGAACCTGTTCTTCCAACTGGTCTCCAGCCGCTACGAACACGCCTCGCTGATCCTGACCTCCAACCTGCCGTTCGCCAAAGCGCACTTGTTCGCGCGAACCTGTGTTAGGCCCTGCCGAAACATCACTTGTTGTGTCGGGCCGGTGGGTGGCCGATGTGGTGTGTTACCCCGTGCTGGGTGA
- a CDS encoding quinone-dependent dihydroorotate dehydrogenase, with protein MGWYGALRRALFLVPPERIHTITFAALRGATAPSPARRVLQRRLAPHDPVLASTVFGVHFPGPLGLAAGFDKDGVGLKAWGALGFGYAEVGTVTAAPQPGNPAPRLFRLPDDRALLNRMGFNNHGAGALAARLARHHADVPIGVNIGKTKTTPAEEAVSDYRASARLLAPLAAYLVVNVSSPNTPGLRDLQAVEALRPILAAVRAETTRPVLVKIAPDLADDDLDAVADLSVELGLAGIVATNTTVSRDGLATPGVADLGPGGISGPPVARRALEVLQRLYARVGDRLALISVGGIETADDAWERITAGASLLQGYTGFIYGGGLWARDIHDGLARRLHQGGFGSLSEAVGSAAR; from the coding sequence ATGGGGTGGTACGGCGCACTGCGCCGCGCGCTGTTCCTGGTGCCCCCGGAACGCATTCACACGATCACGTTCGCCGCGTTACGCGGCGCCACCGCACCGTCGCCGGCCCGCCGGGTGCTGCAGCGCCGGCTGGCGCCCCACGACCCGGTGCTGGCCAGCACGGTGTTCGGGGTGCACTTCCCCGGCCCGCTCGGACTGGCCGCCGGTTTCGACAAGGACGGCGTCGGATTGAAGGCCTGGGGCGCACTGGGTTTCGGCTACGCCGAGGTGGGCACCGTGACCGCGGCGCCACAGCCCGGCAACCCCGCGCCGCGGCTGTTCCGGCTACCCGACGACCGCGCGTTGCTGAACCGGATGGGGTTCAACAACCACGGCGCCGGTGCGCTGGCCGCCCGGCTGGCCAGGCATCACGCCGACGTGCCGATCGGAGTCAACATCGGCAAGACCAAGACCACCCCGGCCGAGGAGGCGGTCTCCGACTACCGCGCCAGCGCACGACTGCTCGCGCCACTGGCCGCCTATCTGGTGGTCAACGTCAGCTCGCCGAACACCCCGGGGCTGCGTGACCTGCAGGCGGTCGAGGCGCTGCGGCCCATCTTGGCCGCGGTGCGCGCCGAAACCACCCGGCCGGTGCTGGTCAAGATCGCCCCGGACCTGGCCGACGACGACCTCGATGCCGTCGCCGACCTCTCGGTGGAGCTGGGCCTGGCCGGCATCGTGGCCACCAACACCACGGTCTCCCGCGACGGGCTGGCCACCCCGGGTGTGGCCGACCTCGGGCCGGGCGGCATCTCCGGTCCGCCGGTTGCCCGCCGGGCCCTCGAGGTGCTGCAGCGGCTGTATGCCCGCGTCGGTGACCGGCTTGCCCTGATCAGCGTCGGCGGGATCGAGACCGCCGACGATGCCTGGGAGCGGATCACCGCCGGCGCCTCGCTGCTGCAGGGCTACACCGGGTTCATCTACGGCGGCGGCCTGTGGGCCCGCGACATCCACGACGGGTTGGCCCGCCGACTGCACCAAGGCGGGTTCGGGTCACTCTCCGAAGCCGTCGGGTCCGCCGCCCGCTAG
- a CDS encoding nitroreductase family protein: protein MDLDNLMSKHLTRYFDSSKTIPAQSLQQLLRFLRSTPSSVNVQASRYYVLGTPEGKERLAANLGDRFLDNGGKIRDASHVIIFTTRADLPDRHLEEVFSKERADGRFPDPAKQSHWESMTRDFLDLRTYGYKDLSHWMEKQAYLALGMTVMAAAELGFDATPLEGFDPASVDTAFKIRETGYTTTVLLALGYPDATKTYSNPISRFDHDRLFTFV from the coding sequence ATGGACCTCGACAACCTCATGAGCAAGCACCTCACGAGATATTTTGACTCCAGCAAGACCATCCCCGCCCAGTCCCTGCAGCAGCTGCTGCGGTTCCTGCGCTCGACGCCGTCATCGGTGAACGTGCAGGCCAGCCGCTACTACGTACTCGGCACGCCCGAAGGCAAGGAGCGGCTCGCTGCCAATCTGGGCGACCGATTCCTCGACAACGGCGGCAAGATCCGGGACGCCTCGCACGTCATCATTTTCACCACTCGGGCCGATCTGCCCGACCGCCACCTCGAGGAGGTGTTCAGCAAAGAGCGGGCCGATGGCCGGTTCCCCGACCCCGCCAAGCAGTCGCACTGGGAATCGATGACCCGCGACTTCCTCGACCTGCGCACCTACGGCTACAAGGATCTGTCCCACTGGATGGAGAAGCAGGCCTACCTGGCGCTGGGGATGACCGTGATGGCGGCCGCCGAGCTGGGATTCGACGCGACGCCGCTGGAAGGTTTCGACCCGGCCAGCGTCGATACGGCATTCAAGATCCGCGAAACCGGATACACCACGACGGTGCTGCTGGCCCTCGGCTACCCGGACGCCACGAAGACCTACAGCAACCCCATTTCGCGGTTCGACCACGACCGGCTCTTCACCTTCGTCTGA
- a CDS encoding cupin domain-containing protein yields MRAKALLAVSAALLVAACTGSAPDTGQAAPKSVVRQVFDEPTNVPGKSLVGVSVSYPPGAKNAAHHHARSAFIMAYVISGLIRSQVEGEAMRVYRAGETWKETPGAHHLVSENASATEPAELLAVFLVDTGDQPLTTDDVPAAGS; encoded by the coding sequence ATGCGTGCAAAAGCTTTGCTCGCGGTATCAGCCGCCCTACTGGTGGCCGCGTGCACCGGCTCGGCGCCGGATACCGGTCAGGCAGCTCCAAAGTCGGTGGTCCGTCAAGTATTTGACGAGCCGACCAACGTCCCGGGAAAATCGCTGGTGGGTGTGAGCGTCAGCTATCCGCCGGGGGCCAAGAACGCCGCGCACCACCACGCGCGGTCGGCCTTCATCATGGCCTACGTCATTTCCGGGCTCATCCGCAGTCAGGTTGAGGGCGAGGCGATGCGCGTCTACCGCGCCGGCGAGACCTGGAAGGAAACCCCGGGGGCACATCACCTGGTCAGTGAGAACGCCAGCGCCACCGAGCCCGCGGAGCTGCTTGCGGTGTTTCTGGTCGACACGGGAGACCAGCCCCTCACTACCGACGACGTCCCGGCCGCAGGTAGCTGA
- a CDS encoding M20/M25/M40 family metallo-hydrolase — protein MTVSPDPAGDAVDEVVELVSTLIRFDTSNTGEPETTKGEAECARWVATQLEEAGYQTEYVESGAPGRGNVFARLAGSDPSRGGLLIHGHLDVVPAEASEWSVHPFSGAVTDGYVWGRGAVDMKDMVGMTIAVARHLARAGITPPRDLVFAFLADEEAGGKYGAHWLVENRPDLFAGVTEAIGEVGGFSLTVPRRDGGERRLYLIETAEKGLCWMRLRAHGRAGHGSMINDDNAVTAVAEAVARLGRHRFPLVLTDAVLQFLAAVSEETGHDIDVDSPDLEGMIEKLGPIARIVNATLRDTATPTMLHAGYKANVIPATAEAVLDCRVLPGRQAAFEAEVDELIGPYVTREWVTNLPPVQTTFDGDLVDAMNAALLSCDPDARTVPYMLSGGTDAKAFAQLGIRCFGFAPLRLPPDLDFSALFHGVDERVPVDALEFGTRVLHHFLTHC, from the coding sequence GTGACGGTTAGCCCCGATCCTGCCGGTGACGCAGTCGACGAGGTCGTCGAACTGGTCAGCACCCTCATCCGTTTCGACACCTCCAACACCGGAGAGCCCGAGACGACCAAGGGCGAGGCGGAGTGCGCCCGGTGGGTCGCCACCCAGCTCGAGGAAGCCGGCTACCAGACCGAGTACGTCGAGTCCGGAGCGCCGGGGCGCGGCAACGTCTTCGCCCGGCTGGCCGGCAGCGACCCGAGCCGCGGAGGGCTGCTGATCCACGGCCACCTCGACGTGGTGCCCGCCGAGGCCAGCGAGTGGAGCGTGCACCCGTTCTCCGGGGCGGTCACCGACGGCTACGTCTGGGGCCGCGGCGCGGTCGACATGAAGGACATGGTCGGCATGACGATCGCGGTGGCCCGCCACCTGGCCCGCGCCGGGATCACCCCCCCGCGCGATCTGGTGTTCGCCTTCCTCGCCGACGAGGAGGCCGGCGGGAAGTACGGCGCGCACTGGCTGGTGGAGAACCGGCCGGATCTGTTCGCCGGCGTCACCGAAGCGATCGGGGAGGTCGGCGGTTTCTCGCTGACCGTGCCGCGCCGCGACGGCGGGGAGCGCCGGCTGTATCTGATCGAGACCGCGGAGAAGGGCCTGTGCTGGATGCGGTTGCGGGCCCACGGCCGCGCCGGGCACGGCTCGATGATCAACGACGACAACGCCGTCACCGCCGTGGCCGAGGCGGTGGCGCGACTGGGCCGGCACCGGTTCCCGCTGGTGCTCACCGACGCGGTGCTGCAGTTCTTGGCCGCGGTCAGCGAGGAGACCGGCCACGACATCGACGTCGACTCGCCGGACTTGGAAGGGATGATCGAGAAACTCGGACCGATCGCCCGCATCGTCAACGCCACCCTGCGGGACACCGCCACCCCGACCATGCTGCACGCCGGCTACAAGGCCAACGTCATCCCCGCGACCGCGGAGGCGGTGCTGGACTGCCGGGTACTGCCCGGGCGCCAGGCGGCATTCGAAGCCGAGGTCGACGAACTGATCGGCCCCTACGTCACCCGGGAATGGGTCACCAACCTGCCGCCGGTGCAGACCACCTTCGACGGCGACCTGGTGGACGCGATGAACGCCGCGCTGCTGTCCTGCGACCCCGACGCCCGGACCGTGCCCTACATGCTGTCCGGGGGAACTGACGCAAAGGCATTCGCCCAGTTGGGTATTCGGTGCTTCGGCTTCGCCCCGCTACGGCTGCCGCCGGATCTCGACTTCTCCGCGCTGTTCCACGGCGTCGACGAGCGCGTTCCAGTCGACGCGCTGGAGTTCGGCACCCGCGTGCTGCACCACTTCCTGACACACTGCTGA